From Pandoraea vervacti, the proteins below share one genomic window:
- the pncB gene encoding nicotinate phosphoribosyltransferase, protein MIITSLLDTDLYKFTMMQVVLHHFPAAQVEYRFKCRTEGVDLTPYVDEIRDEIRLLCGLRFTESELHYLGAMRFIKSDFIDFLDLFHLNEKYITVQPSPKGNGEIDITIRGPWLHTILFEIPVLAIVNEVYFRNTQRTPAYEEGRQRLKDKICMLAERVDYRDCKIADYGTRRRFSKEWHEEVIHTLRDELGEQFAGTSNVYYASKLGLTPLGTMAHEYLQACQALGPRLRDSQIFGFETWAKEYRGDLGIALSDVYGMSAFLRDFDMYFCKLFDGARHDSGDPFAWGERLLEHYAQNRVDAHTKTMIFSDGLDIPKVLQLFERFRDRCKLAFGVGTNLTNDLGYQPLQIVIKMVRCNGQPVAKLSDSPGKNMCDDDAYLAYLRQVFEIAPEPVKVR, encoded by the coding sequence ATGATCATCACGTCGCTGCTCGATACCGATCTCTACAAGTTCACGATGATGCAGGTGGTCCTGCATCACTTCCCCGCCGCACAGGTCGAATACCGCTTCAAGTGTCGCACCGAGGGCGTGGACCTCACACCCTATGTCGACGAAATCCGCGACGAGATTCGTCTGCTGTGCGGCTTGCGCTTTACCGAGTCGGAACTGCACTATCTCGGCGCGATGCGCTTCATCAAGAGTGATTTCATCGACTTTCTCGACCTGTTCCATCTGAACGAGAAGTACATTACCGTGCAGCCGTCGCCCAAAGGCAATGGCGAGATCGACATCACGATTCGGGGGCCATGGCTTCACACGATTCTTTTCGAGATTCCGGTCCTTGCCATCGTCAACGAGGTGTACTTCCGCAACACGCAGCGCACCCCGGCGTATGAGGAAGGGCGCCAGCGCCTGAAGGACAAGATCTGCATGCTCGCCGAGCGCGTGGATTATCGCGATTGCAAAATCGCCGATTACGGGACGCGCCGCCGTTTCTCGAAGGAGTGGCACGAGGAAGTGATCCACACGTTGCGCGACGAGCTTGGCGAGCAGTTCGCGGGCACGAGCAACGTGTACTACGCCTCGAAGCTCGGTCTGACGCCGCTTGGCACCATGGCGCATGAATATCTTCAGGCGTGTCAGGCGCTCGGACCGCGTCTGCGCGACTCGCAGATCTTCGGCTTCGAGACCTGGGCGAAGGAGTACCGGGGCGACCTGGGCATTGCGCTCTCGGACGTCTACGGCATGTCCGCCTTCCTGCGCGACTTCGATATGTACTTCTGCAAGTTGTTCGACGGGGCGCGTCACGATTCCGGCGATCCGTTCGCCTGGGGCGAACGCCTGCTGGAGCATTACGCGCAGAACCGTGTCGACGCGCACACCAAGACCATGATCTTCTCGGACGGCCTCGATATTCCGAAGGTGCTGCAACTGTTCGAACGCTTTCGCGATCGCTGCAAGCTGGCTTTCGGCGTCGGCACGAACCTGACCAATGACCTCGGTTATCAGCCGCTGCAAATCGTCATCAAGATGGTGCGCTGCAACGGGCAGCCGGTGGCGAAGCTCTCGGACTCGCCGGGCAAGAACATGTGCGACGACGACGCCTATCTGGCTTATCTGCGTCAGGTCTTCGAGATTGCGCCCGAGCCGGTGAAAGTGCGCTGA
- the oxlT gene encoding oxalate/formate MFS antiporter yields MQAAAQPEEKTSFLGGRWSQLVIGIICMGLVANLQYSWTLFVEPMEAKHHWGVAAIQVAFSIFIVVETWLVPIEGWLVDRFGPRPVVAGGAVCVGLSWIMYSYAESLTVLYTAAVIAGIGAGCVYGTCVGNALKWFPDKRGLAAGLTAAGFGAGAAITVIPIANMIRSSGYEAAFFNFGIVQGVAIFILALLLVKPRAPKGATVSRRNLATKQDYTSGQMIRTPVFWVIYICFVAVAAGGLMATAQIGPIAKDYGIASMPMTLFGATLPLLTMTLSIDNLCNGFTRPLCGFVSDKIGRENAMFIIFLGEGVAMLGLMHFGQNPYMFVFFAAMTFLCWGEIFSIFPALCADTFGSKNAASNAGTLYTAKGTAALLVPLASVLAVGGHWDRVFIAAASISIVAAVGAKFVLAPMRRRWIEAENSHSTKTSPSPSVAIGAPASE; encoded by the coding sequence TGGGCCTTGTGGCCAATCTGCAATATTCGTGGACATTGTTCGTCGAACCGATGGAGGCAAAGCACCATTGGGGCGTGGCGGCCATTCAGGTGGCGTTCTCGATCTTCATCGTGGTGGAAACGTGGCTGGTGCCGATCGAGGGCTGGCTGGTGGATCGCTTCGGTCCGCGTCCCGTGGTCGCGGGCGGCGCGGTTTGCGTGGGCCTGTCGTGGATCATGTATTCCTACGCCGAATCGCTGACCGTGCTGTACACGGCGGCGGTCATCGCAGGGATCGGTGCGGGTTGCGTGTATGGCACCTGCGTGGGTAATGCGCTGAAGTGGTTTCCGGACAAGCGCGGTCTCGCAGCGGGGCTGACCGCCGCGGGCTTCGGCGCCGGCGCGGCCATCACGGTGATTCCGATTGCGAACATGATTCGTTCGTCGGGGTACGAGGCGGCGTTCTTCAACTTCGGTATCGTGCAGGGCGTGGCGATCTTCATCCTTGCGCTGCTGCTGGTCAAGCCGCGTGCGCCGAAGGGGGCGACCGTGTCGCGACGCAATCTGGCGACCAAGCAGGATTACACGTCGGGCCAGATGATTCGCACGCCGGTGTTCTGGGTGATCTACATCTGCTTCGTTGCCGTGGCCGCCGGCGGTCTGATGGCGACGGCCCAGATCGGCCCGATCGCGAAGGACTACGGCATTGCGTCGATGCCCATGACGCTGTTCGGCGCCACACTGCCGCTGCTGACGATGACCCTGTCGATCGACAACCTGTGCAACGGCTTTACGCGTCCGCTGTGCGGCTTCGTCTCCGACAAGATCGGTCGCGAGAATGCCATGTTCATCATCTTCCTTGGGGAAGGTGTGGCGATGCTCGGCCTGATGCACTTCGGTCAGAACCCGTACATGTTCGTGTTCTTCGCAGCGATGACCTTCCTGTGCTGGGGCGAAATTTTCTCGATCTTCCCGGCGCTGTGCGCGGACACATTTGGCAGCAAAAATGCGGCGTCCAATGCCGGTACGCTGTACACCGCCAAGGGCACGGCTGCCTTGCTGGTGCCGCTGGCTTCGGTGCTGGCGGTCGGCGGTCACTGGGATCGCGTATTCATTGCGGCGGCGAGCATCAGCATCGTGGCGGCTGTGGGGGCGAAGTTCGTGCTCGCCCCGATGCGTCGCCGTTGGATCGAAGCCGAGAACAGCCACAGCACGAAGACTTCGCCGAGCCCGTCGGTTGCCATCGGTGCGCCCGCGAGCGAGTGA
- a CDS encoding 2-hydroxyacid dehydrogenase — translation MVKPKILVARAIFPDVIERLAQYFDVERNDADTVFSSDELRARLADKVGAITTASERIDASVLAGAPNLRVVANMAVGYNNFDIEAMTAAGVMATNTPDVLNETTADFGWALLMATARRITESERWLREGHWDKWAYDMFLGVDLHGSTLGIIGMGRIGQAIARRAIGFNMRVVYHNRSRLDAATEAACKASYADKDTLLRTADHVILVLPYSSATHHTIGADELARMKPTATLVNLARGGIVDDAALATALAKRQIAAAGLDVFEGEPSVHPELLKVPNVVLTPHIASASAATRRGMASLAADNLIAALGFGAAAGKPPCLLNPAARRS, via the coding sequence CTGGTGAAACCGAAGATTCTGGTAGCCCGAGCCATTTTCCCGGACGTTATCGAGCGTCTGGCGCAGTATTTCGATGTCGAGCGCAACGACGCCGACACGGTGTTTTCGAGCGACGAACTACGCGCTCGCCTGGCCGACAAGGTCGGTGCGATTACCACGGCGAGCGAGCGCATCGACGCCTCGGTGCTCGCCGGTGCGCCGAATCTGCGGGTGGTGGCCAATATGGCGGTGGGCTACAACAACTTCGATATCGAGGCGATGACGGCTGCGGGCGTCATGGCGACGAATACGCCGGACGTGCTCAACGAAACCACGGCCGATTTCGGTTGGGCGTTGCTGATGGCGACCGCGCGTCGTATTACGGAATCGGAGCGCTGGCTGCGCGAGGGGCACTGGGACAAGTGGGCGTACGACATGTTCCTCGGCGTTGATTTGCACGGCAGCACGCTGGGCATCATCGGCATGGGACGAATCGGACAGGCGATCGCACGTCGGGCCATCGGTTTCAACATGCGGGTGGTCTATCACAACCGCTCGCGCCTGGATGCCGCCACGGAAGCCGCGTGCAAAGCCAGCTACGCCGACAAGGACACGTTGCTGCGCACGGCCGATCACGTGATCCTCGTGCTGCCGTACTCAAGCGCGACGCATCACACGATTGGCGCTGACGAACTCGCGCGCATGAAGCCGACGGCCACGCTGGTGAATCTGGCGCGAGGCGGCATTGTTGACGACGCGGCGCTGGCGACGGCGCTCGCGAAGCGACAGATTGCGGCGGCCGGACTCGACGTTTTCGAAGGTGAGCCGAGCGTGCACCCCGAGTTGTTGAAGGTGCCGAACGTCGTGCTCACGCCGCATATCGCGAGTGCATCGGCGGCCACCCGCCGCGGCATGGCGAGTCTCGCAGCCGACAATCTCATCGCGGCACTGGGCTTCGGTGCGGCAGCGGGCAAGCCGCCGTGTCTGCTCAATCCGGCGGCACGTCGCTCGTGA
- a CDS encoding LutC/YkgG family protein translates to MDTSDARNRIFARIRNAQHRPDVARANEQAAAEDYLARHPQGPRPAMSADLIATFIAKAEALSTTITRVPAMQDVPAAAATYLQANALTTQAVAWPTLRELDWANAGCQVEFRKPHGDDLVGITGCFCAIAETGALMMMSGPETFASATLLPETHIAIVPASRVVAGHEDGFALMRSERGQLSRATNFIAGPSRTADIEQTLVLGAHGPYRVHLIIVDGA, encoded by the coding sequence ATGGATACCTCCGACGCCCGCAATCGCATTTTTGCCCGCATTCGCAACGCGCAGCATCGTCCCGATGTCGCTCGCGCGAATGAGCAGGCAGCGGCCGAGGACTATCTCGCGCGGCACCCGCAGGGACCGCGTCCGGCCATGTCCGCCGACCTCATCGCAACCTTCATTGCCAAGGCTGAAGCCCTGTCGACGACGATCACGCGTGTGCCCGCCATGCAGGACGTGCCGGCGGCAGCGGCAACCTACCTGCAAGCCAATGCGCTGACAACGCAGGCGGTTGCGTGGCCGACATTGCGAGAACTCGACTGGGCCAATGCGGGATGCCAGGTGGAATTCCGCAAGCCGCATGGCGACGACCTCGTCGGCATTACCGGCTGCTTCTGCGCCATTGCCGAGACCGGTGCGCTGATGATGATGTCGGGCCCCGAAACCTTTGCATCTGCCACATTGCTGCCGGAAACGCATATTGCGATCGTGCCGGCGTCGCGCGTCGTGGCAGGGCATGAAGACGGCTTCGCGCTGATGCGCAGCGAGCGCGGCCAGCTCTCGCGCGCGACCAATTTCATTGCGGGGCCGTCGCGCACCGCCGATATCGAACAAACGCTGGTGCTGGGGGCGCATGGCCCGTACCGCGTTCATCTCATCATCGTCGACGGCGCCTGA
- the fdxA gene encoding ferredoxin FdxA: protein MTHVVTESCIKCKFTDCVDVCPVDCFREGPNFLSIDPDECIDCAVCVAECPVNAIYAEEDVPGDQQQFIALNAELSPNWPSITKTKPSLPDADDWKDVKEKLHLLER from the coding sequence ATGACGCACGTTGTCACCGAAAGCTGCATCAAGTGTAAATTCACCGACTGTGTGGACGTTTGCCCCGTGGACTGCTTCCGCGAAGGCCCGAACTTTCTGTCCATCGATCCGGACGAGTGCATCGATTGCGCGGTCTGCGTGGCCGAATGCCCGGTGAATGCCATTTATGCCGAAGAGGACGTGCCGGGCGACCAGCAGCAATTCATTGCACTGAACGCCGAGCTCTCGCCGAACTGGCCGAGCATCACCAAGACGAAGCCGTCGCTGCCGGACGCCGACGACTGGAAGGACGTCAAGGAAAAGCTGCATCTGCTCGAGCGCTAA
- a CDS encoding sodium:proton antiporter, giving the protein MHKGIWGALAAAGLAMASPAAFAAGPDGAQLIAWWGVPFAGLLLSIALGPLLAPAFWHHHFGKIAAFWGAAFLLPFALAYGAGAAWHGAVHAVVAEYIPFVVLLTALFTTAGGICVHGNLRGGPWLNTGLLALGTVLASIMGTTGAAMLLIRPLIRANDNRKHNVHVVVFFIFLVANAGGSLTPLGDPPLFLGFLQGVDFFWTTAHIWPETLFVCAVLLGLFFLIDAYYFRQKTERQIDELDPTPHAAPLRLEGKRNFLLLGAAIGLVLMSGIWKPGVEFNVFGTPVALQNLARDAGLVVVTLISLAITPRTAREGNGFNWEPMKEVAKLFAGIFLTIIPVVAILRAGEAGALGWVIRLVTGPGGAPDNVMYFWATGLLSSFLDNAPTYLVFFNTAGGDAATLMTTGAATLAAISAGAVFMGANTYIGNAPNFMVKAIAEQRGIRMPSFFGYMLWSGAILLPLFVVMTLIFF; this is encoded by the coding sequence ATGCATAAGGGGATTTGGGGAGCATTGGCCGCGGCGGGGCTCGCAATGGCAAGCCCGGCGGCGTTCGCTGCCGGACCGGATGGCGCGCAACTCATCGCCTGGTGGGGGGTGCCGTTTGCCGGATTGCTGCTCTCGATCGCGCTCGGGCCGCTGCTCGCGCCCGCTTTCTGGCATCACCATTTCGGCAAGATCGCCGCGTTCTGGGGGGCTGCGTTCCTGCTGCCTTTCGCGCTGGCGTACGGCGCGGGCGCCGCGTGGCATGGCGCGGTCCATGCCGTTGTCGCGGAGTACATTCCGTTCGTCGTCCTGCTGACGGCGCTTTTCACGACGGCCGGCGGCATCTGTGTACACGGCAACCTGCGTGGCGGGCCGTGGCTCAATACCGGGCTGCTGGCGTTGGGCACCGTGCTTGCAAGCATCATGGGCACGACCGGGGCGGCCATGCTGCTGATTCGTCCGCTCATTCGCGCCAATGACAACCGCAAGCACAACGTGCACGTCGTTGTGTTCTTCATTTTCCTGGTGGCGAACGCCGGGGGCTCACTCACGCCGCTGGGCGATCCGCCGCTCTTCCTCGGCTTCCTGCAAGGGGTGGACTTCTTCTGGACGACCGCGCACATCTGGCCGGAAACGCTCTTCGTCTGCGCGGTGCTGCTCGGACTGTTCTTCCTGATCGACGCTTATTACTTTCGCCAGAAGACCGAACGTCAGATCGACGAACTGGATCCGACACCGCATGCCGCACCGTTGCGACTCGAAGGCAAGCGCAATTTCCTCCTGCTCGGTGCCGCCATCGGGCTGGTGCTGATGAGTGGCATCTGGAAGCCTGGCGTCGAATTCAACGTGTTCGGCACGCCGGTGGCGTTGCAGAACCTCGCGCGCGATGCGGGCCTCGTCGTCGTGACGCTGATCTCGCTGGCGATCACGCCACGCACCGCGCGTGAGGGAAACGGTTTCAATTGGGAGCCTATGAAGGAAGTCGCGAAACTGTTCGCAGGCATCTTCCTCACGATCATTCCGGTCGTGGCGATTCTGCGAGCGGGCGAGGCCGGGGCGCTGGGTTGGGTGATTCGTCTGGTGACGGGGCCCGGCGGTGCGCCGGACAATGTGATGTACTTCTGGGCGACGGGGTTGCTGTCGTCGTTCCTCGACAACGCGCCGACCTACCTGGTCTTCTTCAACACGGCCGGTGGTGACGCGGCCACGTTAATGACGACCGGCGCCGCCACGCTCGCGGCCATTTCGGCGGGGGCGGTATTCATGGGGGCCAACACGTACATCGGCAATGCACCGAACTTCATGGTGAAAGCGATTGCGGAGCAACGCGGCATTCGCATGCCGAGCTTCTTTGGCTATATGCTGTGGTCGGGCGCGATTCTGCTGCCGCTGTTCGTTGTGATGACCCTGATATTCTTCTGA
- the glp gene encoding gephyrin-like molybdotransferase Glp: protein MTTLDEALAGLPDYDPNHMTVEAARAVIARTASPVSAIEQVAVRSALGRVLGRDVISPLDVPAFDNAAMDGYAFAGSALSAGGQVRLRVAGRSFAGHPFDGVAAAGECVRIMTGALLPAGCDTVIPQEHVQRESDSDIVTFDASAVTPGRHVRHVGEDLAAGHAALHAGKRLRPAALGLLASLGIAEVPVRRRIRVAFFSTGDELRSVGEPLAPGNLYDSNRYTLFGMLQRLGADVLDLGVVRDDPQAIEDTLRTACREADAVMTSGGVSVGEADFTREMMTRLGNVAFWKMAMRPGRPFAFGELESEGKRALLFGLPGNPAAVMASFYHLVRDGLFVLMGAEPQVTPSLPVPTTTAIAKRPGRTEFLRGILAADANGRWHVTVADAQSAGILRTMSEANCFVTLGTERGDVAAGELVDVIAFDGLV, encoded by the coding sequence ATGACAACACTAGACGAAGCCCTGGCCGGCTTGCCGGACTACGACCCCAACCACATGACGGTCGAGGCGGCACGCGCCGTCATCGCGCGTACCGCGAGCCCGGTATCCGCGATCGAGCAAGTTGCCGTACGCAGCGCACTGGGTCGCGTGCTCGGGCGCGATGTCATTTCCCCGCTGGACGTGCCCGCCTTCGACAATGCGGCCATGGATGGCTACGCATTCGCCGGCAGCGCGCTGAGCGCCGGGGGTCAGGTGCGTCTGCGTGTCGCAGGCCGCTCGTTCGCCGGTCACCCGTTCGACGGCGTGGCCGCTGCGGGAGAGTGCGTACGCATCATGACCGGCGCGCTGTTACCTGCCGGTTGCGACACCGTCATCCCGCAAGAACACGTGCAGCGCGAAAGCGATTCCGATATCGTGACGTTCGACGCGAGCGCCGTGACACCCGGCCGACATGTCCGCCATGTCGGTGAAGACCTTGCCGCCGGGCATGCGGCGTTGCATGCGGGCAAGCGGCTTCGTCCGGCCGCGCTGGGTTTGCTGGCTTCGCTCGGCATTGCCGAAGTGCCCGTGCGCCGCCGTATCCGGGTTGCCTTCTTCTCGACCGGCGACGAACTTCGTTCGGTGGGTGAGCCGCTCGCGCCGGGCAATCTGTACGACAGCAACCGCTATACGCTCTTTGGCATGCTGCAACGCCTGGGCGCCGACGTGCTGGACCTGGGCGTGGTGCGCGACGACCCGCAGGCAATTGAAGATACGTTGCGAACGGCTTGCCGCGAGGCCGATGCCGTGATGACGTCCGGGGGCGTGTCGGTTGGCGAAGCCGATTTCACGCGCGAGATGATGACCCGACTGGGCAACGTCGCGTTCTGGAAGATGGCCATGCGCCCCGGTCGCCCTTTCGCCTTCGGTGAGTTGGAAAGCGAAGGCAAGCGCGCCTTGCTCTTTGGCCTGCCGGGCAACCCGGCCGCCGTGATGGCATCGTTCTACCATCTGGTGCGCGACGGTCTGTTCGTGCTGATGGGCGCGGAGCCGCAGGTCACACCGAGCTTGCCGGTGCCGACGACGACGGCCATTGCCAAACGCCCCGGGCGTACGGAATTCCTTCGCGGAATTCTCGCCGCCGATGCCAATGGCCGCTGGCACGTCACCGTCGCCGATGCGCAGAGCGCCGGGATCCTGCGCACGATGAGCGAGGCCAATTGCTTTGTGACGCTGGGCACCGAACGTGGTGACGTCGCTGCGGGCGAGTTGGTCGACGTTATTGCGTTCGACGGTCTGGTCTGA
- the rmuC gene encoding DNA recombination protein RmuC, protein MVEMVLVALAALNLLVMIAIAVKVWQRGGEASLHASIVDSLAHVRDDLLQAADRSERGLRQEFAETARAGRGEQSAQMAQFQQTLAAQMTSVATVQNNQIDGFAQQLAKLTESNAAQIEAVRQSLVQSGQLMREEQASTLRRFGESQHQQLTQLAEGNERRLAEVRATLEQKLKDIEVNNAAKLEEMRRTVDEKLHATLEQRLGESFKLVSDRLEQVHRGLGEMQTLAAGVGDLKRVLTNVKTRGIWGEVQLQALLEQLLAPEQFAKNVATRPGSTERVEFAIALPGQNGDSNKPVWLPIDAKFPREDYERLLDAQERADPVAVEEASKALETRIRLEAKTIADKYLAPPHTTDFALLFLPTEGLYAEVLRRPGLSDLLQREYRVTVAGPTTLTALLNSLQMGFRTLAIERRSSEVWQVLGAVKTEFTKFGDVLAKTKSQLETVTRSIDKAEVRTRAMARQLKAVEALPGEQAVELLGVELESDEDA, encoded by the coding sequence ATGGTCGAGATGGTGTTGGTAGCGCTGGCAGCGCTGAATCTGTTGGTGATGATTGCGATTGCGGTGAAGGTGTGGCAGCGCGGCGGCGAGGCGTCGCTGCATGCCTCAATCGTCGACTCGCTGGCCCACGTTCGCGACGATTTGCTGCAGGCGGCGGATCGTAGCGAGCGCGGTTTGCGCCAGGAGTTCGCGGAGACAGCACGTGCCGGTCGAGGGGAACAAAGTGCGCAAATGGCGCAGTTCCAGCAGACGCTCGCCGCGCAAATGACGAGTGTCGCCACCGTGCAGAACAACCAGATCGACGGCTTCGCGCAACAGCTCGCCAAGCTTACCGAGTCGAATGCTGCGCAGATCGAGGCGGTACGTCAGAGTCTGGTGCAAAGCGGTCAGCTCATGCGCGAGGAGCAGGCGTCGACGCTGCGTCGCTTCGGAGAATCGCAGCATCAACAACTGACGCAACTGGCCGAAGGCAACGAGCGTCGTCTGGCAGAGGTGCGCGCCACGCTTGAACAGAAACTCAAGGACATTGAAGTCAATAACGCGGCCAAGCTCGAAGAGATGCGCCGTACGGTCGACGAGAAGCTGCACGCCACGCTCGAGCAGCGTCTCGGCGAGTCCTTCAAGCTGGTCTCGGATCGACTGGAGCAGGTGCATCGCGGTCTGGGCGAGATGCAGACGCTGGCCGCCGGTGTTGGCGATCTCAAGCGTGTGCTGACCAACGTGAAGACGCGAGGTATCTGGGGCGAAGTGCAATTGCAGGCGTTGCTCGAGCAGTTGCTCGCACCGGAGCAGTTCGCGAAAAACGTCGCCACGCGTCCGGGTAGCACGGAGCGCGTGGAATTCGCCATTGCGTTGCCGGGACAAAACGGCGACAGCAACAAGCCGGTCTGGCTGCCCATCGACGCCAAGTTCCCACGCGAAGATTACGAACGTCTATTGGACGCACAGGAGCGTGCCGACCCGGTCGCGGTCGAGGAGGCGTCGAAGGCGTTGGAAACGCGCATCCGTCTTGAGGCCAAGACCATTGCCGACAAGTACCTTGCCCCGCCGCATACCACCGACTTCGCGCTGCTCTTCTTGCCGACCGAAGGTCTGTACGCCGAAGTATTGCGTCGTCCGGGTCTCTCCGATCTTCTGCAACGCGAATACCGTGTAACCGTCGCCGGGCCCACGACACTCACGGCATTGCTCAACAGTCTCCAGATGGGCTTCCGTACGCTGGCAATTGAGCGTCGGTCCAGTGAAGTCTGGCAGGTGCTCGGCGCCGTCAAGACCGAATTCACCAAGTTCGGCGACGTACTCGCCAAGACGAAGTCTCAACTGGAGACGGTGACGCGCTCGATCGACAAGGCCGAAGTGCGCACGCGCGCGATGGCGCGTCAGCTCAAGGCGGTTGAGGCGTTGCCAGGCGAGCAGGCCGTCGAACTGCTCGGCGTCGAGTTGGAAAGCGACGAGGACGCTTAA
- a CDS encoding GNAT family N-acetyltransferase yields MSLTLRAATADDVGAIHSLMRELAVFEKLLDIFEATPESVHEALFGSRPAAECLMAVWEGKPVGYALYFHNFSTFLGRRGLYLEDVYVQPTMRGRGVGQKLLRQLARIAIERNCGRFEWTVLDWNQPAIDFYASQGATVLPDWRVVRMTGDALTRFANAEGA; encoded by the coding sequence ATGTCCCTGACCCTACGCGCTGCCACCGCCGACGACGTCGGCGCTATCCACAGCCTGATGCGAGAGCTGGCCGTCTTCGAAAAGCTGCTGGACATTTTCGAAGCCACGCCCGAGAGCGTGCATGAAGCCTTGTTCGGGAGTCGCCCGGCGGCCGAATGTTTGATGGCGGTATGGGAGGGCAAGCCGGTCGGCTACGCGCTGTACTTCCACAACTTCTCGACCTTCCTTGGTCGGCGTGGTCTGTATCTGGAAGATGTCTACGTGCAGCCGACCATGCGCGGACGTGGCGTGGGGCAGAAGCTGCTGCGCCAACTCGCGCGAATCGCCATCGAACGCAACTGCGGACGCTTCGAGTGGACGGTGCTCGACTGGAATCAGCCGGCCATCGACTTCTACGCGTCGCAAGGCGCCACGGTATTGCCCGACTGGCGCGTCGTGCGCATGACGGGCGATGCGCTTACGCGGTTCGCCAACGCTGAGGGCGCTTAA